One segment of Rhodopirellula baltica SH 1 DNA contains the following:
- a CDS encoding sugar ABC transporter ATP-binding protein: MIVSDDVVFEAKQISKLFPGVKALDGVDLTLRAGRLTTLLGENGAGKSTLMKILAGVQPPDEGELLVQGEPVHFTSPRDAQDHGIAMIHQELSLVPDLTVAENIFLGREPLRFETLIDYTELNRQANEWLKRLELDVSPTTPVRRLRVGQQQLVEIARALAGNVRILIMDEPTSAITERETEVLFRCIADLKKQGVAIVYITHRLEELEQIADDIVVMRDGCLIGTAEFGELSHDAMVRMMVGRDVKILSKQSSSNNQPVLRAEGISLSHPTRPGDYLVHEVDMHVCKGEVLGIFGLMGAGRTELLECLFGLHPTASTGQVSMHDRSVRLRNPADAISHGLALVPEDRKQDGLVLSMSVGENASLASLKHAERFGFIDRGREREHTRRFVERFRVKTPSLREKIINLSGGNQQKVILAKWLATGPAVLMLDEPTRGIDIHAKNEIYSLINELTADGLAVIMVSSELPEVMAVSDRILVMCEGRATQSFDRSEATEENILQAALPRRNSIPC; encoded by the coding sequence ATGATTGTCTCCGATGACGTGGTGTTTGAGGCCAAACAGATTTCGAAGCTGTTTCCAGGCGTGAAAGCGTTGGACGGCGTTGACCTGACGTTGCGAGCGGGGAGGCTCACCACGTTGCTCGGCGAGAATGGCGCTGGCAAATCAACGTTGATGAAAATATTGGCGGGAGTGCAACCGCCCGACGAAGGCGAGTTGTTGGTGCAGGGTGAACCGGTTCATTTCACCAGCCCACGCGACGCGCAGGATCACGGCATCGCGATGATCCATCAAGAACTGAGTTTGGTGCCCGATCTGACCGTCGCCGAAAACATTTTCCTTGGCCGTGAGCCGCTGCGTTTCGAAACGCTGATTGACTACACCGAACTGAACCGTCAAGCAAACGAATGGTTGAAACGTTTGGAACTCGACGTGTCGCCAACGACGCCCGTCCGGCGACTGCGAGTCGGTCAACAACAGTTGGTTGAGATTGCTCGCGCGTTGGCTGGCAACGTTCGAATCCTGATCATGGATGAGCCCACCTCCGCAATCACCGAACGCGAGACGGAGGTTCTGTTCCGATGCATTGCGGATCTAAAGAAACAGGGTGTCGCGATCGTCTATATCACTCACCGCTTGGAAGAACTCGAACAGATTGCTGACGACATTGTCGTGATGCGTGATGGTTGCTTGATCGGCACGGCCGAGTTTGGTGAGCTCAGCCACGACGCAATGGTTCGAATGATGGTTGGACGAGATGTGAAAATCCTTTCCAAGCAGTCTTCCTCCAACAATCAGCCGGTTCTTCGTGCCGAAGGGATCTCGCTCAGCCATCCAACACGGCCCGGCGACTACCTCGTGCACGAAGTTGACATGCACGTTTGCAAAGGCGAAGTGCTGGGCATCTTTGGATTGATGGGGGCCGGTCGCACGGAATTGCTGGAGTGTTTGTTCGGACTGCACCCGACGGCGTCGACCGGGCAGGTGAGCATGCACGATCGAAGTGTTCGATTGAGAAACCCCGCCGATGCAATTTCTCATGGTTTGGCGTTGGTCCCCGAGGACCGAAAGCAGGATGGTTTGGTGTTGTCGATGTCCGTCGGTGAAAACGCGAGCCTGGCGAGCCTCAAACACGCTGAACGGTTTGGCTTCATCGATCGTGGGCGGGAACGCGAGCACACTCGGCGTTTCGTGGAACGTTTTCGCGTGAAGACACCGTCGCTGCGTGAAAAGATCATCAACTTGAGTGGTGGCAACCAGCAGAAAGTGATCTTGGCGAAATGGTTGGCGACTGGGCCTGCCGTGCTGATGCTCGACGAGCCCACTCGCGGGATCGATATCCATGCCAAGAACGAGATCTATTCGCTCATCAATGAACTGACCGCTGACGGATTGGCGGTGATCATGGTTTCATCGGAATTGCCCGAGGTGATGGCGGTTTCCGATCGGATTTTGGTGATGTGCGAAGGGCGTGCAACCCAATCGTTCGACCGTTCTGAGGCCACGGAGGAAAATATTCTGCAAGCGGCTTTACCGAGAAGGAACTCGATTCCATGTTAG
- a CDS encoding helix-turn-helix domain-containing protein: MPRPDRHDEIEINFLDSGSLTYLIGGNRITVDAHTLTLFWAAVPHQIIEFRDVTHYYVITIPFGWFLQWGLPESLQTQLILGNVLSGKSDPKTAVRDKFLFEQWHSDVSIDPEDTREFVLLELKARLLRLARSYFKNPALSSDDREARLRNSSPNLAKAELMACHIARNFKSRLQIKDIAECVDLHPDYASTLFRKTFGLTLNGLITRHRVAEAQRLLISSNDQIIDIAFAAGFDSLSRFNRAFKETTGMTPRGFRKECRFNHR, translated from the coding sequence ATGCCTCGTCCAGACCGACACGATGAAATCGAGATCAACTTTCTCGATTCCGGATCGCTGACCTACTTGATTGGCGGCAATCGGATCACGGTCGACGCGCACACGCTCACACTTTTCTGGGCCGCGGTTCCGCACCAGATCATCGAGTTTCGTGATGTGACGCATTACTACGTCATCACGATTCCCTTTGGTTGGTTCCTGCAATGGGGACTTCCCGAAAGTCTTCAGACCCAACTGATTCTCGGTAACGTCTTGTCGGGAAAATCGGATCCAAAGACGGCCGTGCGAGACAAGTTTCTATTCGAACAATGGCATTCAGACGTGTCGATTGATCCGGAAGACACGCGTGAATTTGTGTTGTTAGAACTGAAGGCGCGACTGCTGCGGTTAGCGCGATCGTATTTCAAAAACCCGGCCTTGTCCTCTGACGACCGCGAAGCGCGACTGAGAAACTCGTCGCCGAACCTCGCCAAAGCCGAGTTGATGGCATGTCACATCGCTCGCAACTTCAAATCCAGATTGCAAATCAAAGACATCGCCGAATGCGTTGACCTTCATCCGGACTACGCATCGACCTTGTTCCGAAAGACGTTTGGATTGACGCTGAATGGATTGATCACACGTCATCGCGTTGCCGAAGCTCAACGACTGCTGATCTCCAGCAATGATCAAATCATCGACATCGCCTTCGCGGCCGGCTTTGACTCACTGAGTCGTTTCAATCGAGCGTTCAAAGAAACCACCGGCATGACACCTCGCGGTTTCCGGAAAGAATGCCGTTTCAACCATCGATGA
- a CDS encoding D-ribose ABC transporter substrate-binding protein, whose translation MSPGNQPKRFATLFVCALALVISGCRSEAKPAGGSADSDATKRVAVIVSTLNNPWFVVLAESARDSAIELGYDAVIFDSQNDPSKETAHFDNVIASGYSAVLFNPTDADGSIANVRRAKEAGVPVFCMDREINATDAAVSQILSDNYSGCVAIGQHFVKEVGESGEYAELLGLVGDNNTRNRSDGFHSVVDRYPELKMVAQQSADFDRAKALEVMEAILQANPDIKAVFCGNDAMAMGAYQALLAAGKAEQVKIFGFDGADDVVAMIQEGKIVATGMQFPKLMAKTAAEYADQYLKGDRDLLQKVPVAVELVHQGNAEKFGDFDEEGSE comes from the coding sequence ATGAGCCCAGGCAACCAACCCAAACGATTCGCGACATTGTTCGTGTGCGCGTTGGCACTCGTGATCAGTGGATGTCGCAGCGAAGCCAAACCCGCGGGCGGTTCCGCGGATTCCGACGCGACCAAACGAGTCGCCGTGATTGTTTCAACGCTGAACAACCCGTGGTTCGTCGTGCTCGCTGAATCCGCTCGAGACAGTGCCATTGAGCTAGGCTACGACGCGGTGATATTTGACTCTCAGAACGATCCATCGAAGGAAACGGCTCACTTCGACAATGTGATCGCCTCCGGTTACTCCGCCGTGCTCTTCAATCCGACGGACGCGGATGGTTCGATCGCGAACGTTCGTCGAGCGAAAGAAGCCGGCGTGCCCGTGTTCTGCATGGATCGAGAAATCAACGCGACCGACGCTGCGGTTTCACAAATCCTGTCGGACAACTATTCCGGATGCGTTGCAATTGGGCAGCACTTCGTGAAAGAGGTTGGGGAGTCCGGGGAATATGCAGAGCTGCTCGGATTGGTTGGAGACAACAACACTCGCAATCGATCGGATGGATTCCACAGTGTGGTCGATCGCTATCCCGAACTGAAAATGGTCGCGCAGCAAAGTGCTGACTTTGATCGTGCCAAGGCGTTGGAAGTGATGGAAGCAATCTTGCAAGCCAACCCTGACATCAAAGCGGTTTTCTGTGGCAACGACGCAATGGCGATGGGAGCGTACCAAGCTCTGTTGGCAGCGGGCAAAGCAGAGCAAGTCAAGATTTTTGGCTTCGACGGCGCTGACGATGTGGTTGCGATGATTCAAGAAGGCAAGATTGTCGCGACGGGCATGCAGTTTCCCAAGTTGATGGCGAAGACAGCTGCGGAGTATGCGGACCAATATCTGAAGGGCGATCGAGACCTGCTGCAAAAGGTTCCGGTCGCCGTTGAATTGGTTCACCAAGGCAACGCGGAAAAGTTTGGTGACTTTGACGAAGAAGGTTCCGAGTGA
- a CDS encoding zinc-dependent alcohol dehydrogenase, whose protein sequence is MSVAKPESVRAVAMTAPGATEMRTYPYPTVDHDSAILKVDMSGICGTDRHIFKGEASELRGKSIFPYVGGHEVIGTIVEIGDNAAKVMDYDKQPLQVGDRVAIAVEVNCGHCFYCRKHYNNTTCLNQIQAYGLHPNADTLPYLRGGFAEYIFIRPGTHLFKVPDEMSTDVAVFVEEMAVAYHSLARAAGPFAPVNEGFGPGNSVAVLGNGPLGILHGIMASIHGAGLRIATDLSDLRLEKAKNLYADVTINAAKVSTDERIEQVKDMTEGVGPDLVIESAGEPEAFIEALRMVRKGGTVIEVGNWVDLGKPVALDVMRHISSKNLHIHSVFHCGTDWRPVLNILHQQSDRYDFPSLITHRFGLDELVDKFGTVTNFDECCKIEVIPHKS, encoded by the coding sequence ATGAGTGTAGCGAAACCCGAGTCGGTACGTGCAGTTGCGATGACGGCACCCGGTGCCACAGAGATGCGCACCTATCCGTATCCCACAGTGGATCACGACTCGGCCATTTTGAAAGTCGACATGTCCGGCATCTGTGGCACTGACCGGCACATCTTCAAAGGAGAAGCATCAGAGCTTCGTGGTAAATCAATTTTCCCGTATGTGGGCGGTCACGAGGTGATCGGCACAATCGTCGAGATTGGTGACAACGCCGCGAAGGTGATGGACTACGACAAGCAACCTTTGCAAGTCGGTGATCGAGTCGCGATTGCGGTCGAGGTGAACTGTGGTCACTGCTTCTATTGCCGCAAGCACTACAACAACACAACTTGCCTCAATCAAATCCAAGCCTACGGTTTGCATCCCAATGCGGACACACTCCCTTACCTGAGAGGCGGGTTTGCCGAGTACATCTTCATTCGGCCGGGCACTCATCTGTTCAAGGTGCCGGATGAAATGTCGACGGACGTCGCCGTCTTCGTCGAAGAAATGGCCGTTGCGTATCACAGTTTGGCTCGTGCGGCCGGACCATTTGCCCCGGTGAACGAAGGCTTCGGGCCAGGCAACTCGGTGGCGGTGCTTGGCAATGGGCCCCTTGGAATTTTGCACGGCATCATGGCCAGCATCCACGGCGCTGGGTTGCGAATTGCAACGGACCTGTCCGATTTGCGATTGGAGAAAGCAAAGAACCTCTACGCGGATGTCACCATCAATGCGGCCAAGGTTTCGACCGATGAACGCATTGAACAGGTGAAAGACATGACCGAAGGCGTCGGACCTGATCTGGTGATTGAATCAGCAGGTGAACCCGAAGCGTTCATCGAAGCACTCCGGATGGTGCGGAAGGGAGGCACCGTCATCGAAGTTGGCAACTGGGTTGATCTCGGCAAACCAGTCGCACTCGACGTGATGCGACACATCAGTTCGAAGAACTTGCACATCCATTCGGTGTTCCACTGCGGAACGGATTGGCGTCCGGTGCTGAACATTCTGCACCAACAATCCGATCGCTACGACTTCCCATCCTTGATCACACATCGATTCGGATTGGATGAGTTGGTGGACAAGTTCGGAACGGTCACCAACTTCGACGAATGCTGTAAAATCGAAGTGATTCCGCACAAAAGCTGA
- the rbsK gene encoding ribokinase codes for MTRPKITVVGSANVDLTFRTPRLPVPGETFAGHSLHQGMGGKGANQAVVAARLGAEVAFVARVGNDGFATQAIDAYQTDGINTSFVQHSKDQPTGTAAILVDDDAENCIIVVAGANAELNADDVRSAKDVIAFSDVVICQLETPVEAALEAFKLARAANVLTMLTPAPAELVSDELLSLCDVCVPNKTEIAAITGCSVETQADCAAAAEQLRQRGVRQVALTMGGEGVLVLDRSGMSLIPASPVKAVDTTGAGDAFTGALAVSLAEGMSLADAATRAGIVAAISVTRVGTQTSFPSLDEINRWKQAENTA; via the coding sequence ATGACACGCCCGAAGATCACCGTCGTTGGTTCGGCCAATGTGGATCTGACGTTTCGCACACCGCGATTGCCCGTGCCTGGTGAAACCTTTGCGGGACATTCGCTGCATCAAGGCATGGGTGGCAAAGGTGCGAACCAAGCGGTCGTCGCCGCCCGACTCGGTGCCGAAGTCGCCTTTGTCGCTCGCGTCGGAAATGACGGATTCGCGACGCAGGCCATCGACGCCTACCAGACAGACGGAATCAACACGTCCTTCGTTCAACATTCCAAAGACCAGCCTACCGGCACGGCTGCGATTTTGGTGGATGATGATGCAGAGAACTGCATCATCGTTGTTGCGGGCGCCAACGCGGAATTGAATGCGGACGATGTTCGATCGGCGAAGGATGTGATCGCATTTTCCGATGTTGTGATCTGCCAATTGGAAACTCCAGTGGAGGCGGCTCTCGAGGCGTTCAAACTGGCTCGTGCGGCCAACGTCCTGACGATGCTCACGCCGGCTCCCGCGGAACTTGTTTCGGATGAACTGCTTTCGCTTTGCGATGTTTGTGTCCCCAACAAGACCGAGATTGCCGCCATCACGGGTTGCAGTGTGGAGACACAGGCTGACTGTGCTGCCGCCGCTGAACAGTTGAGGCAACGTGGCGTTCGACAAGTTGCACTGACGATGGGCGGCGAAGGCGTTTTGGTGCTCGACCGATCGGGGATGTCCCTCATTCCTGCCTCACCCGTCAAAGCGGTCGACACCACCGGGGCCGGCGATGCATTCACTGGTGCATTGGCGGTCTCGCTCGCCGAAGGAATGTCTTTGGCCGACGCTGCCACTCGTGCCGGGATCGTTGCGGCCATCTCGGTCACACGCGTCGGCACTCAAACATCCTTTCCTTCGCTCGATGAAATCAATCGCTGGAAGCAAGCTGAGAACACTGCATGA
- a CDS encoding DUF2291 domain-containing protein, which yields MISRQRKGITWLVITIGTLVLLYLFPLIHIVSLDDANKATAKATAAKFDPVKFVDTFWDSELLPSKSAAVDAATLVAKVKADPAKAREQHGRQVGLSQSYFYHVTGVGRVVSVEKNFIGLAISPDSEKTEVILEAGILFGNTVRDGTGLLDVNDFNNTQDFNAISTELNRRIEANVLPTLREIATVGAEVQFTGCVQVNDEDSDLQPLKVVPFIVEAK from the coding sequence GTGATTTCGCGTCAACGCAAAGGGATCACTTGGTTGGTGATCACAATCGGAACCTTGGTGCTGCTGTATCTGTTCCCGCTAATCCACATCGTTTCACTGGATGATGCGAACAAAGCCACCGCGAAAGCGACTGCGGCGAAGTTCGATCCGGTGAAGTTCGTGGATACGTTCTGGGACAGCGAGCTGCTTCCTTCGAAATCAGCCGCGGTCGATGCCGCCACGTTGGTCGCAAAAGTCAAAGCTGATCCGGCCAAAGCCCGTGAACAACACGGACGGCAGGTTGGACTGAGTCAATCGTACTTCTACCACGTCACCGGTGTCGGACGAGTTGTCTCCGTTGAAAAGAATTTCATTGGATTGGCGATCTCGCCGGATTCGGAAAAGACGGAAGTGATTTTGGAAGCGGGAATCCTCTTCGGCAACACGGTTCGCGATGGCACAGGTTTGCTGGACGTGAATGACTTCAACAACACTCAGGACTTCAACGCCATTTCCACGGAACTGAACCGCCGGATTGAAGCGAATGTTTTGCCAACGCTTCGAGAGATCGCGACGGTCGGCGCGGAAGTGCAATTCACCGGATGTGTCCAAGTCAACGATGAGGACTCTGATCTTCAACCATTGAAAGTGGTCCCCTTCATCGTGGAGGCGAAATGA
- a CDS encoding ABC transporter permease has protein sequence MLENKREHLAKFQSLIALAVMLIAMSFLSDSFFTPENGLNILRQISVNLSLSIGMTLIILTGGIDLSVGAILALSGAVAAGLLKNGIMLEPLGVKLEFTVFGAIVSGLLVGSAAGLFNGVAVTRFKLPPFVATLGMFSIARGLTMLWTGGFPVTGLGSSFGSIGTGVFLQIPVPVWITGALVGVFVLLTRTTRFGRHVYAVGGNERASLLTGLPVDRIKIAVYTLGGLLAGVAGLIVTARLDSAQPNAGLGYELDSIAAVVIGGTSLSGGRGSVMGTVLGCLIIGVLNNSLFLLNVSPFWQQVVKGFVILAAVAVDRMSQRDR, from the coding sequence ATGTTAGAAAACAAACGCGAACACCTCGCGAAATTTCAATCGCTGATCGCGTTGGCAGTGATGCTGATCGCGATGAGCTTTCTGTCAGACAGTTTCTTCACGCCCGAGAATGGGTTGAACATTCTGAGACAAATTTCAGTCAATCTCAGCCTTTCGATTGGGATGACATTGATCATCTTGACCGGCGGAATCGACTTGTCGGTCGGTGCCATTCTCGCTTTGTCCGGCGCCGTGGCGGCAGGGTTGCTGAAGAACGGCATCATGCTCGAACCGCTTGGTGTGAAGCTGGAGTTCACCGTTTTCGGAGCGATTGTTTCTGGATTGTTGGTCGGTTCCGCCGCAGGGTTGTTCAATGGAGTCGCGGTGACTCGTTTCAAGCTTCCGCCGTTTGTCGCCACGCTGGGAATGTTCAGCATCGCTCGTGGTTTGACGATGTTGTGGACGGGCGGGTTCCCGGTCACGGGTCTCGGTTCATCGTTCGGTTCCATCGGCACGGGCGTGTTCCTGCAAATTCCGGTTCCGGTTTGGATCACCGGTGCATTGGTTGGCGTGTTTGTGCTGTTGACCCGGACAACTCGTTTTGGCCGGCATGTGTACGCGGTTGGCGGCAACGAACGCGCTTCGTTGTTGACAGGATTGCCAGTCGATCGGATCAAAATCGCGGTTTACACGCTCGGTGGTTTGCTCGCTGGAGTGGCGGGACTCATCGTGACCGCTCGACTGGATTCGGCTCAACCCAACGCAGGGTTGGGCTACGAACTCGATTCGATTGCCGCCGTCGTGATTGGTGGCACATCCCTGTCGGGCGGACGAGGCAGCGTCATGGGGACGGTGCTGGGTTGCCTGATCATTGGTGTGTTGAACAACAGTTTGTTTCTGTTAAACGTTTCCCCTTTTTGGCAACAAGTGGTCAAGGGATTCGTGATCCTGGCCGCCGTCGCCGTGGACCGCATGAGTCAAAGGGACCGATAA
- a CDS encoding type II secretion system F family protein, producing MPTFQYTARDMTGKSVQGSLEAASQREATSLLTGRDLFPTKIAEQTSGSGLSIFGKKRKKVKGQIMATFYGQLASLLRSGVPMIRSLTILGEQSSTPVLGEVLAEIRGRVEDGEPIGDTMSRYPGVFSDMAVNMVRAGTEGGFLEDALDRVGVFTELQEDLKGRTVSAMAYPVFLFTIGSVVISALLVFFVPKFDMLFDRLRQKGEMPAMTEALLSFSNFLQGYGWILIVLAVGLIIFFRQQMQTERGQDIFDKVKLKVPVLGDILMNLSVARFCRVLGTLLANGVPILKSLDISRTATGNRLLSQSIADASENIRSGESLAKPLRQSGYFPISVVEMISVGEESNSLDRVLPEIADSLEKRTFRRLDLFVRLLEPIMLLVMAILVLAVVMALLVPVLKSSTSL from the coding sequence ATGCCAACGTTTCAATACACCGCACGAGACATGACCGGAAAGAGCGTCCAAGGATCGCTCGAAGCAGCGTCGCAGCGCGAAGCGACGTCGTTGCTGACCGGACGTGACTTGTTCCCGACCAAGATCGCGGAACAGACATCTGGTTCGGGTCTGTCGATCTTTGGTAAGAAACGAAAGAAGGTCAAAGGCCAAATCATGGCCACCTTCTATGGCCAGCTCGCCTCGTTGCTCCGCAGCGGTGTGCCGATGATCCGCTCGTTGACGATCCTGGGCGAACAATCCAGCACGCCGGTCCTCGGTGAAGTGCTCGCTGAAATTCGTGGACGAGTTGAAGACGGCGAACCAATCGGCGACACCATGTCTCGCTATCCGGGCGTCTTCAGCGATATGGCGGTGAACATGGTTCGCGCCGGTACTGAAGGTGGTTTTCTCGAAGACGCTTTGGACCGCGTTGGCGTCTTCACTGAACTGCAAGAAGATCTAAAGGGTCGCACGGTCAGTGCGATGGCCTACCCGGTTTTCTTGTTCACGATCGGCAGTGTGGTGATCTCCGCTCTGTTGGTGTTCTTCGTTCCCAAATTCGACATGCTGTTTGATCGGCTGCGTCAAAAGGGTGAGATGCCTGCGATGACGGAAGCGTTGTTGAGCTTCAGCAACTTCCTTCAAGGCTATGGTTGGATCTTGATCGTTTTGGCGGTGGGGCTGATCATCTTTTTCCGTCAACAAATGCAGACCGAACGCGGGCAAGACATCTTCGACAAGGTGAAGTTGAAAGTCCCGGTATTGGGCGACATTTTGATGAACCTTTCGGTCGCACGATTTTGTCGTGTGCTGGGAACCTTGCTGGCCAACGGTGTTCCGATTCTGAAGTCGCTCGATATCAGTCGGACGGCGACCGGCAACCGTTTGCTCAGCCAATCGATTGCAGACGCGAGTGAAAACATCCGCAGCGGTGAAAGCCTAGCGAAACCGCTTCGTCAGTCGGGGTATTTTCCGATTTCTGTTGTCGAGATGATCAGCGTCGGCGAAGAGAGCAACTCTTTGGACCGAGTGCTTCCGGAAATCGCTGACTCGTTGGAAAAGCGAACGTTTCGGCGATTGGATTTGTTCGTGCGATTGCTCGAACCAATCATGTTGCTCGTGATGGCGATTCTGGTTCTCGCCGTTGTGATGGCGTTGCTAGTACCCGTCCTCAAGAGCAGCACCAGTCTCTAA
- the rbsD gene encoding D-ribose pyranase, whose protein sequence is MKRTRLLNSELSYEISRIGHTASITLCDAGLPIPSGVKRIDLAIEEGYPTFLRTLDAILSELKVEEIVIASEIHDHNQMLFEQMMKLFEAHRMAPKITEVSHVEFKQRTQASEAIVRTGECTPYANVILKSGVVF, encoded by the coding sequence ATGAAACGCACCCGACTACTCAACAGCGAACTGAGCTACGAAATCAGTCGGATCGGGCACACCGCATCGATCACGTTGTGTGATGCCGGGTTGCCGATTCCTTCCGGAGTGAAGCGGATTGATTTGGCGATCGAGGAAGGGTATCCGACATTCTTGCGTACGCTGGATGCAATCTTAAGCGAGTTGAAGGTGGAGGAGATCGTGATTGCAAGCGAAATTCATGACCACAACCAAATGTTGTTTGAGCAAATGATGAAACTCTTCGAAGCTCATCGAATGGCACCGAAGATCACGGAGGTTTCGCATGTGGAATTCAAGCAACGAACACAGGCCAGCGAGGCGATCGTTCGCACCGGGGAATGCACCCCGTATGCGAACGTCATCCTCAAGTCCGGCGTTGTTTTTTGA
- a CDS encoding GspE/PulE family protein has product MIMHAGEILQRRGLLTPQQLEQSRNGDPQSVVDNAVTLGYVSARDALSAIADEVGLEFRDLRTSEIDLSALEGFPQKLIYRHSMFPIGWDDGALLVATADPFDLYPLDEACATTGKTVVPVVAERGEISRLVKKHLGVGSETVEGLVAAAGDEEVELLDGIETDGSELSEMAQEASVVRLVNEILIEAVDSRASDIHIESQSDGLVIRYRIDGILHPQPVPPEINRFQAAIISRLKIMARLNIAEKRLPQDGRIKLRVHGREVDIRLSVIPMIHGEGLVMRVLDKSSMVFDLQGLGMSKEIYDRFSQLIKLPHGIVLVTGPTGSGKTTTLYSSLLEIRSPENKIITTEDPVEYQLDGINQIQVHSKIGLTFAASLRSILRHDPDIVLVGEIRDLETAENATQASLTGHMVFSTLHTNDAAGAFTRMVDMGVEPFLVAGTVEAVMAQRLLRRLCPHCKEAIRPDRDDLPKDFPWDEIEGKEIYRSVGCRECRNVGYSGRLGIYELLVSSEQIREMAQNRASSWDIRRQAVKEGMRTLRMDAWDKVVAGVTSVDEVLRVTKGEAL; this is encoded by the coding sequence ATGATCATGCATGCTGGCGAGATTCTGCAACGACGCGGATTGCTGACGCCCCAACAGTTGGAACAGAGCCGCAACGGTGACCCTCAATCGGTCGTCGACAACGCGGTGACCTTGGGGTACGTGTCGGCGCGAGATGCCCTGTCCGCGATTGCAGATGAGGTCGGCTTGGAATTTCGTGACCTTCGCACGTCGGAGATTGATCTGTCCGCTTTGGAGGGCTTCCCGCAAAAGCTGATCTATCGCCACTCCATGTTCCCGATCGGATGGGACGACGGTGCGTTGTTGGTTGCGACGGCGGATCCGTTTGATCTGTATCCACTCGATGAAGCTTGCGCAACGACCGGTAAAACGGTTGTTCCCGTCGTCGCCGAACGTGGCGAAATCAGTCGCTTGGTGAAGAAGCACCTCGGTGTCGGCAGCGAAACAGTCGAAGGGCTGGTCGCGGCTGCCGGCGACGAAGAAGTGGAACTGCTGGACGGCATCGAGACCGATGGCAGTGAACTGTCGGAGATGGCTCAAGAAGCGTCGGTCGTTCGGCTGGTCAATGAAATTTTGATCGAAGCCGTTGATTCGCGTGCCAGTGACATTCACATCGAATCTCAATCCGATGGTTTGGTCATTCGATACCGGATTGACGGAATCTTGCATCCGCAACCGGTTCCGCCCGAAATCAATCGTTTCCAAGCTGCGATCATCAGTCGTCTGAAGATCATGGCTCGATTGAACATCGCCGAAAAACGATTGCCTCAGGACGGCCGGATCAAACTTCGAGTTCATGGACGCGAAGTCGACATTCGTCTCAGCGTGATTCCCATGATCCACGGCGAAGGCCTGGTCATGCGTGTTCTCGACAAATCATCGATGGTGTTTGATCTTCAAGGACTTGGGATGTCCAAAGAGATCTATGACCGATTCAGCCAGTTGATCAAATTGCCGCACGGAATCGTGTTGGTCACCGGCCCGACGGGTAGTGGTAAAACGACGACGCTGTACAGCAGTTTGCTGGAGATCCGTAGTCCTGAGAACAAGATCATCACGACGGAAGATCCCGTTGAGTATCAGCTCGATGGAATCAACCAGATCCAAGTTCACTCTAAAATTGGACTGACATTCGCCGCGTCACTTCGAAGTATCCTGCGTCATGACCCGGACATCGTGCTGGTCGGGGAAATTCGTGACTTGGAAACCGCCGAGAATGCGACCCAAGCATCGTTGACCGGTCACATGGTGTTTAGCACCTTGCACACCAACGATGCGGCCGGTGCTTTCACTCGGATGGTCGATATGGGCGTTGAACCGTTCTTGGTTGCCGGAACGGTCGAAGCTGTGATGGCTCAACGATTGCTTCGGCGGTTGTGCCCTCATTGCAAGGAAGCCATCCGGCCTGATCGAGACGATTTGCCGAAGGATTTTCCTTGGGATGAAATTGAAGGCAAAGAAATCTACCGCAGCGTTGGTTGTCGTGAGTGCCGCAACGTTGGCTACTCCGGTCGTTTGGGGATCTACGAACTTCTCGTCAGCAGCGAGCAGATTCGCGAGATGGCTCAGAACCGCGCCAGCAGTTGGGACATTCGTCGCCAGGCGGTCAAGGAAGGCATGCGAACGCTTCGGATGGATGCCTGGGACAAAGTCGTTGCTGGTGTGACCAGTGTTGACGAAGTCCTTCGTGTGACAAAGGGCGAAGCTCTCTAG